A genomic segment from Pleurodeles waltl isolate 20211129_DDA chromosome 9, aPleWal1.hap1.20221129, whole genome shotgun sequence encodes:
- the CD248 gene encoding endosialin, translated as MAVWLLLILGVLGRAQDLREQDASCSAEGCYAIYFQRHSFLESWRSCRERGGTLATLRHHEEAALVEELFHGLGLAEDQATMRFWIGLQRQPRQCSSTRPLRGFTWVTGDQDTLYTNWLRPEGAPGGTCAIPRCVVMSYGSSRAAQAENFKWLDGSCTLPVDGFVCKFLYKGMCPAMVNEGGPVMYTTPFQLVSRLLTYVPFGSVANVPCGGSIPDLSVLCMLKEDGTIGWSKDGPYCPEEQQQHELGMHQLAGRGSCDVNNGGCEHICVDEGEEYFCECDEGFALMEDGQNCAPADHCESNPCEYDCTSHGHRYLCSCPEGQERGPDGRRCQDIDECAESSCDQLCINLAGGYQCQCHVGYHMGDEQCQDTDECAILAPCEHSCENTEGSYACHCHLGYSPAEEDPHHCVDNDECRIADMCQQMCVNYIGGFECYCNDGYELDSDATHCHPVQEAEAAMGEHYPFLHTTLVSPSLDTWPYDYSEEETEDEGLEMAATLEPETTSQERTTVPRLPTSAPNIFSSPAVVKTTNRFKEWTTQLVTSEAITTAAELIVATSNEPSPDDLPEEEEEVADEPLTESVSVGSEVLVPTATSTRSQESGGTSALSSAVEPTDPLVEYQDHTTSTVASTVAPASSSAPLPGSEDSQRAEKRDNRWLLVALLVPLCIFLVIMLALGIVYCTRCSGKAKPKSVTECYHWITNKNPSPASGKPGV; from the coding sequence ATGGCTGTGTGGCTTCTCTTGATTTTGGGAGTGCTCGGAAGGGCCCAGGACCTCCGCGAGCAGGACGCCTCGTGCAGCGCAGAGGGCTGCTATGCCATCTACTTCCAGCGCCACAGCTTCTTGGAGTCCTGGCGCAGCTGCAGGGAGCGAGGGGGCACTTTAGCCACCCTCCGGCACCATGAGGAGGCGGCCCTGGTCGAAGAGCTGTTCCACGGGCTAGGGCTGGCAGAAGACCAGGCCACCATGCGTTTCTGGATCGGTCTACAGCGGCAACCGCGCCAGTGCTCGTCAACCCGCCCTCTGCGCGGCTTTACCTGGGTTACTGGAGACCAGGACACCTTGTACACTAACTGGTTACGACCTGAGGGGGCGCCCGGCGGCACATGCGCAATACCGCGCTGCGTGGTGATGAGTTATGGCTCCTCGCGCGCTGCCCAGGCCGAGAACTTCAAGTGGCTCGACGGCTCATGCACGCTGCCAGTCGATGGGTTCGTCTGCAAGTTCCTCTACAAGGGTATGTGCCCTGCCATGGTGAATGAAGGTGGTCCGGTGATGTACACCACTCCCTTCCAGTTGGTCAGCAGACTTTTGACCTACGTGCCTTTTGGCTCGGTGGCCAACGTCCCTTGCGGCGGCAGCATCCCCGACCTTTCTGTATTATGCATGCTGAAAGAAGATGGCACCATAGGTTGGTCCAAAGACGGTCCTTACtgccctgaggaacagcagcagcacGAGCTTGGCATGCACCAGCTGGCTGGTAGGGGCTCCTGTGACGTAAACAACGGTGGCTGTGAGCACATCTGTGTAGATGAGGGTGAGGAGTACTTTTGCGAGTGCGATGAGGGCTTTGCCCTGATGGAGGATGGCCAGAATTGTGCACCAGCTGACCACTGTGAGAGCAACCCATGTGAATACGACTGCACAAGCCATGGACACCGCTACCTCTGTAGCTGCCCTGAGGGTCAGGAGCGGGGTCCTGATGGTCGCAGATGCCAGGACATTGACGAGTGTGCTGAGAGCTCCTGCGACCAGCTGTGCATAAACTTGGCTGGTGGCTACCAGTGCCAGTGTCACGTGGGCTACCACATGGGGGATGAACAGTGCCAGGATACTGATGAGTGTGCCATTCTGGCCCCCTGTGAACATTCCTGTGAGAATACAGAGGGGTCCTATGCCTGTCattgccacttggggtacagtccaGCAGAGGAAGACCCTCATCACTGCGTTGACAATGATGAGTGCCGGATTGCTGACATGTGCCAGCAGATGTGTGTGAACTACATTGGAGGCTTCGAGTGCTATTGCAATGATGGGTATGAGCTGGATTCGGATGCTACCCACTGCCACCCCGTGCAGGAAGCAGAGGCAGCCATGGGAGAGCACTATCCATTCCTGCACACTACCCTTGTGTCACCTTCCCTTGACACCTGGCCCTATGACTACtcagaggaggagactgaggatgaGGGCCTGGAGATGGCAGCTACCTTAGAACCAGAAACAACCAGTCAGGAGAGGACCACAGTTCCTAGGTTGCCCACTTCAGCTCCCAATATCTTTAGCAGTCCAGCTGTAGTAAAGACCACCAACCGATTCAAGGAGTGGACCACCCAACTCGTCACATCTGAAGCTATAACAACTGCCGCAGAGCTGATTGTGGCCACCTCAAATGAACCCTCGCCGGATgatctgcctgaggaggaggaggaggtggctgaTGAGCCATTGACTGAAAGTGTTTCAGTTGGCAGTGAAGTCCTGGTGCCCACAGCAACTTCCACCAGGAGTCAGGAATCAGGGGGAACAAGTGCCCTCTCATCAGCAGTGGAGCCAACGGATCCCTTAGTGGAATACCAGGACCACACTACCAGCACTGTGGCTTCCACAGTGGCCCCAGCCTCCAGTAGTGCCCCTCTGCCAGGCTCCGAGGACTCCCAGAGGGCTGAGAAGCGGGACAACCGGTGGCTCCTGGTGGCCCTCCTGGTTCCACTCTGCATCTTCCTGGTGATCATGCTGGCCTTGGGCATCGTCTACTGCACTCGTTGTAGTGGAAAAGCCAAGCCTAAGAGTGTCACGGAATGCTACCACTGGATTACCAACAAGaacccttccccagcctctgggaaaCCTGGGGTTTAG